The Pan paniscus chromosome 22, NHGRI_mPanPan1-v2.0_pri, whole genome shotgun sequence genome has a segment encoding these proteins:
- the LOC100989875 gene encoding keratin-associated protein 10-12 isoform X2: MAASTMSVCSSDLSYGSRVCLPGSCDSYSDSWQVDDCPESCCEPPCCAPSCCAPAPCLSLVCTPVSCVSSPCCQVTCEPSPCQSGCTSSCTPSCCQQSSCQLACCASSPCQQACCMPVCCKTVCCKPVCCVPVCSGDSSCCQQSSCQSACCTSSPCQQGCCVPVCCKPVCCVPVCSGASTSCCQQSSCQPACCTTSCCRPSSSVSLLCRPVCRPACCVPVPSCCAPTSSCQASCCRPASCVSLLCRPACSRPACCGPTSTQKSSC, encoded by the exons ATGGCCGCGTCCACTATGTCCGTCTGCTCCAGCGACCTGAGCTACGGCAGCCGCGTCTGCCTTCCTGGTTCCTGTGACTCTTACTCCGACTCCTGGCAGGTGGACGACTGCCCAGAGAGCTGCTGCGAGCCCCCCTGCTGCGCCCCCAGCTGCTGCGCCCCAGCCCCCTGCCTGAGCCTGGTCTGCACCCCAGTGAGCTGTGTGTCCAGCCCCTGCTGCCAAGTGACCTGTGAGCCCAGCCCCTGCCAATCAGGCTGCACCAGCTCCTGCACGCCCTCGTGCTGCCAGCAGTCTAGCTGCCAGCTGGCTTGCTGcgcctcctccccctgccagcAGGCCTGCTGCATGCCTGTCTGCTGCAAGACTGTCTGCTGCAAGCCTGTGTGCTGTGTGCCCGTCTGCAGCGGGGATTCTTCATGCTGCCAGCAGTCTAGCTGCCAGTCAGCTTGCTGCACCTCCTCCCCCTGCCAGCAG GGCTGCTGTGTGCCCGTCTGCTGTAAGCCTGTGTGCTGTGTGCCTGTCTGCTCTGGGGCTTCCACTTCATGCTGCCAGCAGTCTAGCTGCCAGCCGGCTTGCTGCACCACCTCCTGCTGCAGACCCTCCTCCTCCGTGTCCCTCCTCTGCCGCCCCGTGTGCAGGCCTGCCTGCTGTGTGCCCGTCCCCTCCTGCTGCgcccccacctcctcctgccaGGCCAGCTGCTGCCGCCCAGCCTCCTGTGTGTCTCTCCTTTGCCGCCCCGCATGctcccgcccggcctgctgtggCCCCACCTCAACCCAGAAGTCCAGCTGCTGA
- the LOC100987601 gene encoding keratin-associated protein 10-3-like isoform X3, with protein MAASTMSVCSSACPDSWRVDDCPESCCEPPCCTPSCCTPAACLTLVCTPVSCVSSPCCQAACEPSACQSGCTSSCTPSCCQPSSCQPTCCASSSCQQSCCVPICCKPVCCSCYVPVCCKPVCCKSICCVPVCSGASTSCCQQSSCQPACCTTSCCRPSSSVSLLCRPICRPACCVPISSCCAPASSCRASCCRPASCVSLLCHPACSRPAC; from the exons ATGGCCGCGTCCACCATGTCCGTCTGCTCCAGCGCTTGCCCTGACTCCTGGCGAGTGGACGACTGCCCAGAGAGCTGCTGTGAGCCCCCCTGCTGCACCCCCAGCTGCTGCACCCCGGCCGCCTGCCTGACCCTGGTCTGCACCCCAGTGAGCTGTGTGTCCAGCCCCTGCTGCCAGGCGGCCTGTGAGCCCAGTGCCTGCCAATCAGGCTGCACCAGCTCCTGCACGCCCTCGTGCTGCCAGCCG TCTAGCTGCCAGCCAACTTGCTGTGCCTCTTCCTCCTGCCAGCAGTCCTGCTGTGTGCCTATCTGCTGCAAGCCCGTGTGCTGT TCCTGCTATGTGCCTGTCTGTTGCAAGCCTGTCTGCTGCAAGTCCATCTGCTGTGTGCCTGTCTGCTCTGGAGCTTCCACTTCATGCTGCCAGCAGTCTAGCTGCCAGCCGGCTTGCTGCACCACCTCCTGCTGCAGACCCTCCTCCTCCGTGTCCCTCCTCTGCCGCCCCATATGCAGGCCCGCCTGCTGCGTGCCCATCTCCTCCTGCTGTGCCCCAGCGTCTTCCTGCCGGGCCAGCTGCTGCCGCCCGGCCTCCTGCGTGTCCCTCCTCTGCCACCCCGCGTGCTCCCGCCCGGCCTGCTGA
- the LOC100987601 gene encoding keratin-associated protein 10-7-like isoform X1: MAASTMSVCSSDLSYSSRVCLPGSCDSYSDSWQVDDCPESCCEPPCCAPSCCAPAPCLSLVCTPVSCVSSPCCQVTCEPSPCQSGCTSSCTPSCCQPACCTSSPCQQACCVPVCCKTVCCKPVCCVPTCSEDSSSCCQQSSCQPACCTASCCRPSSSMSLLCHPVCKSTCCVPSCCEPPCCTPSCCTPAACLTLVCTPVSCVSSPCCQAACEPSACQSGCTSSCTPSCCQPSSCQPTCCASSSCQQSCCVPICCKPVCCVPTCSEDSSSCCQQSSCQLTCCTSSPCQQSCYVPVCCKPVCCKSICCVPVCSGASTSCCQQSSCQPACCTTSCCRPSSSVSLLCRPICRPACCVPISSCCAPASSCRASCCRPASCVSLLCHPACSRPAC, from the exons ATGGCTGCGTCCACCATGTCCGTCTGCTCCAGCGACCTGAGCTACAGCAGCCGCGTCTGCCTTCCTGGTTCCTGTGATTCTTACTCCGACTCCTGGCAGGTGGACGACTGCCCAGAGAGCTGCTGCGAGCCCCCCTGCTGCGCCCCCAGCTGCTGCGCCCCAGCCCCCTGCCTGAGCCTGGTCTGCACCCCAGTGAGCTGTGTGTCCAGCCCCTGCTGCCAAGTGACCTGTGAGCCCAGCCCCTGCCAATCAGGCTGCACCAGCTCCTGCACACCCTCATGCTGCCAGCCGGCTTGCTGCACCTCCTCCCCCTGCCAGCAGGCCTGCTGCGTGCCTGTCTGCTGCAAGACTGTCTGCTGCAAGCCTGTGTGCTGTGTGCCCACCTGCTCTGAGGATTCCTCTTCATGCTGCCAGCAGTCTAGCTGCCAGCCAGCTTGCTGCACCGCCTCCTGCTGCAGACCCTCCTCCTCCATGTCCCTCCTCTGCCACCCTGTGTGCAAGTCCACCTGCTGCGTGCCC AGCTGCTGTGAGCCCCCCTGCTGCACCCCCAGCTGCTGCACCCCGGCCGCCTGCCTGACCCTGGTCTGCACCCCAGTGAGCTGTGTGTCCAGCCCCTGCTGCCAGGCGGCCTGTGAGCCCAGTGCCTGCCAATCAGGCTGCACCAGCTCCTGCACGCCCTCGTGCTGCCAGCCG TCTAGCTGCCAGCCAACTTGCTGTGCCTCTTCCTCCTGCCAGCAGTCCTGCTGTGTGCCTATCTGCTGCAAGCCCGTGTGCTGTGTGCCCACCTGTTCTGAGGATTCCTCTTCATGCTGCCAGCAGTCTAGCTGCCAGCTGACTTGCTGCACCTCCTCCCCCTGCCAGCAGTCCTGCTATGTGCCTGTCTGTTGCAAGCCTGTCTGCTGCAAGTCCATCTGCTGTGTGCCTGTCTGCTCTGGAGCTTCCACTTCATGCTGCCAGCAGTCTAGCTGCCAGCCGGCTTGCTGCACCACCTCCTGCTGCAGACCCTCCTCCTCCGTGTCCCTCCTCTGCCGCCCCATATGCAGGCCCGCCTGCTGCGTGCCCATCTCCTCCTGCTGTGCCCCAGCGTCTTCCTGCCGGGCCAGCTGCTGCCGCCCGGCCTCCTGCGTGTCCCTCCTCTGCCACCCCGCGTGCTCCCGCCCGGCCTGCTGA
- the LOC100989520 gene encoding keratin-associated protein 10-12-like isoform X1: protein MSVCSSDLSYSSRVCLPGSCDSCSDSWQVDNCPESCCEPPCCAPSCCAPAPCLTLVCTPMSCVSSPCCQAACEPSPCQSGCISSCTPSCCQQSSCQPACCTSSSCQQACCVPVCCKTVCCKPACCVPVCCKPVCCKPVCSVPICSGASSLCCQQSSCQPACCTSSQSQQGCCVPVCCKPVSCVPVCSGASSSCCQQSSCQPACCTTSCCRPSSSVSLLCHPVCRPACCVPVPSCCAPTASCQPSCCRPASCVSLLCRPVCSRPAC, encoded by the exons ATGTCCGTCTGCTCCAGCGACCTGAGCTACAGCAGCCGCGTCTGCCTTCCTGGTTCCTGTGACTCTTGCTCCGACTCCTGGCAGGTGGACAACTGCCCAGAGAGCTGCTGCGAGCCCCCCTGCTGCGCCCCCAGCTGCTGCGCCCCGGCCCCCTGCCTGACCCTGGTCTGCACCCCAATGAGCTGTGTGTCCAGCCCCTGCTGCCAGGCGGCCTGTGAGCCCAGCCCCTGCCAATCAGGCTGCATCAGCTCCTGCACGCCCTCATGCTGCCAGCAGTCTAGCTGCCAGCCGGCTTGCTgcacctcctcctcctgccagCAGGCCTGCTGCGTGCCCGTCTGCTGCAAGACTGTCTGCTGCAAGCCT GCTTGCTGTGTGCCCGTCTGCTGCAAGCCTGTGTGCTGCAAGCCTGTCTGCTCTGTGCCCATCTGCTCTGGGGCTTCCTCTCTGTGCTGCCAGCAGTCTAGCTGTCAGCCAGCTTGCTGCACCTCCTCCCAAAGCCAGCAGGGCTGCTGCGTGCCCGTCTGCTGCAAGCCTGTGAGCTGTGTGCCTGTTTGCTCTGGGGCTTCCTCTTCATGCTGCCAGCAGTCTAGCTGCCAGCCAGCTTGCTGCACCACCTCCTGCTGCAGACCCTCCTCCTCCGTGTCCCTCCTCTGCCACCCTGTGTGCAGGCCCGCCTGCTGCGTGCCCGTCCCTTCCTGCTGTGCCCCCACCGCCTCCTGCCAACCCAGCTGCTGCCGCCCAGCCTCCTGCGTGTCCCTCCTCTGCCGCCCCGTGTGCTCCCGCCCAGCCTGCTGA
- the LOC100989520 gene encoding keratin-associated protein 10-12-like isoform X2, whose product MSVCSSDLSYSSRVCLPGSCDSCSDSWQVDNCPESCCEPPCCAPSCCAPAPCLTLVCTPMSCVSSPCCQAACEPSPCQSGCISSCTPSCCQQSSCQPACCTSSSCQQACCVPVCCKPVCCKPVCSVPICSGASSLCCQQSSCQPACCTSSQSQQGCCVPVCCKPVSCVPVCSGASSSCCQQSSCQPACCTTSCCRPSSSVSLLCHPVCRPACCVPVPSCCAPTASCQPSCCRPASCVSLLCRPVCSRPAC is encoded by the exons ATGTCCGTCTGCTCCAGCGACCTGAGCTACAGCAGCCGCGTCTGCCTTCCTGGTTCCTGTGACTCTTGCTCCGACTCCTGGCAGGTGGACAACTGCCCAGAGAGCTGCTGCGAGCCCCCCTGCTGCGCCCCCAGCTGCTGCGCCCCGGCCCCCTGCCTGACCCTGGTCTGCACCCCAATGAGCTGTGTGTCCAGCCCCTGCTGCCAGGCGGCCTGTGAGCCCAGCCCCTGCCAATCAGGCTGCATCAGCTCCTGCACGCCCTCATGCTGCCAGCAGTCTAGCTGCCAGCCGGCTTGCTgcacctcctcctcctgccagCAG GCTTGCTGTGTGCCCGTCTGCTGCAAGCCTGTGTGCTGCAAGCCTGTCTGCTCTGTGCCCATCTGCTCTGGGGCTTCCTCTCTGTGCTGCCAGCAGTCTAGCTGTCAGCCAGCTTGCTGCACCTCCTCCCAAAGCCAGCAGGGCTGCTGCGTGCCCGTCTGCTGCAAGCCTGTGAGCTGTGTGCCTGTTTGCTCTGGGGCTTCCTCTTCATGCTGCCAGCAGTCTAGCTGCCAGCCAGCTTGCTGCACCACCTCCTGCTGCAGACCCTCCTCCTCCGTGTCCCTCCTCTGCCACCCTGTGTGCAGGCCCGCCTGCTGCGTGCCCGTCCCTTCCTGCTGTGCCCCCACCGCCTCCTGCCAACCCAGCTGCTGCCGCCCAGCCTCCTGCGTGTCCCTCCTCTGCCGCCCCGTGTGCTCCCGCCCAGCCTGCTGA
- the LOC100989875 gene encoding keratin-associated protein 10-7 isoform X1, which produces MAASTMSVCSSDLSYGSRVCLPGSCDSYSDSWQVDDCPESCCEPPCCAPSCCAPAPCLSLVCTPVSCVSSPCCQVTCEPSPCQSGCTSSCTPSCCQQSSCQLACCASSPCQQACCMPVCCKTVCCKPVCCVPVCSGDSSCCQQSSCQSACCTSSPCQQACCVPICCKPVCSGISSSCCQQSSCVSCVSSPCCQAVCEPSPCQSGCISSCTPSCCQQSSCQPACCTSSPCLQACCVPVCCKPVCCVPTCSDDSGSCCQPACCTSSQSQQGCCVPVCCKPVCCVPVCSGASTSCCQQSSCQPACCTTSCCRPSSSVSLLCRPVCRPACCVPVPSCCAPTSSCQASCCRPASCVSLLCRPACSRPACCGPTSTQKSSC; this is translated from the coding sequence ATGGCCGCGTCCACTATGTCCGTCTGCTCCAGCGACCTGAGCTACGGCAGCCGCGTCTGCCTTCCTGGTTCCTGTGACTCTTACTCCGACTCCTGGCAGGTGGACGACTGCCCAGAGAGCTGCTGCGAGCCCCCCTGCTGCGCCCCCAGCTGCTGCGCCCCAGCCCCCTGCCTGAGCCTGGTCTGCACCCCAGTGAGCTGTGTGTCCAGCCCCTGCTGCCAAGTGACCTGTGAGCCCAGCCCCTGCCAATCAGGCTGCACCAGCTCCTGCACGCCCTCGTGCTGCCAGCAGTCTAGCTGCCAGCTGGCTTGCTGcgcctcctccccctgccagcAGGCCTGCTGCATGCCTGTCTGCTGCAAGACTGTCTGCTGCAAGCCTGTGTGCTGTGTGCCCGTCTGCAGCGGGGATTCTTCATGCTGCCAGCAGTCTAGCTGCCAGTCAGCTTGCTGCACCTCCTCCCCCTGCCAGCAGGCCTGCTGTGTGCCCATCTGCTGCAAGCCTGTCTGCTCTGGGATTTCCTCTTCGTGCTGCCAGCAGTCTAGCTGTGTGAGCTGTGTGTCCAGCCCCTGCTGCCAGGCGGTCTGTGAGCCCAGCCCCTGCCAATCAGGCTGCATCAGCTCCTGCACGCCCTCGTGCTGCCAGCAGTCTAGCTGCCAGCCGGCTTGCTGCACCTCCTCCCCCTGCCTGCAGGCCTGCTGTGTGCCTGTCTGCTGCAAGCCCGTCTGCTGTGTGCCCACCTGCTCTGATGATTCCGGTTCATGCTGCCAGCCAGCTTGCTGCACCTCCTCCCAAAGCCAGCAGGGCTGCTGTGTGCCCGTCTGCTGTAAGCCTGTGTGCTGTGTGCCTGTCTGCTCTGGGGCTTCCACTTCATGCTGCCAGCAGTCTAGCTGCCAGCCGGCTTGCTGCACCACCTCCTGCTGCAGACCCTCCTCCTCCGTGTCCCTCCTCTGCCGCCCCGTGTGCAGGCCTGCCTGCTGTGTGCCCGTCCCCTCCTGCTGCgcccccacctcctcctgccaGGCCAGCTGCTGCCGCCCAGCCTCCTGTGTGTCTCTCCTTTGCCGCCCCGCATGctcccgcccggcctgctgtggCCCCACCTCAACCCAGAAGTCCAGCTGCTGA
- the LOC100987601 gene encoding keratin-associated protein 10-5-like isoform X2 has product MAASTMSVCSSACPDSWRVDDCPESCCEPPCCTPSCCTPAACLTLVCTPVSCVSSPCCQAACEPSACQSGCTSSCTPSCCQPACCASSLCQQACCVPVCCKPSCCVPICCKPVCCVPTCSEDSSSCCQQSSCQLTCCTSSPCQQSCYVPVCCKPVCCKSICCVPVCSGASTSCCQQSSCQPACCTTSCCRPSSSVSLLCRPICRPACCVPISSCCAPASSCRASCCRPASCVSLLCHPACSRPAC; this is encoded by the exons ATGGCCGCGTCCACCATGTCCGTCTGCTCCAGCGCTTGCCCTGACTCCTGGCGAGTGGACGACTGCCCAGAGAGCTGCTGTGAGCCCCCCTGCTGCACCCCCAGCTGCTGCACCCCGGCCGCCTGCCTGACCCTGGTCTGCACCCCAGTGAGCTGTGTGTCCAGCCCCTGCTGCCAGGCGGCCTGTGAGCCCAGTGCCTGCCAATCAGGCTGCACCAGCTCCTGCACGCCCTCGTGCTGCCAGCCGGCTTGCTGCGCCTCCTCCCTCTGCCAGCAGGCCTGCTGCGTGCCTGTCTGCTGCAAGCCC TCCTGCTGTGTGCCTATCTGCTGCAAGCCCGTGTGCTGTGTGCCCACCTGTTCTGAGGATTCCTCTTCATGCTGCCAGCAGTCTAGCTGCCAGCTGACTTGCTGCACCTCCTCCCCCTGCCAGCAGTCCTGCTATGTGCCTGTCTGTTGCAAGCCTGTCTGCTGCAAGTCCATCTGCTGTGTGCCTGTCTGCTCTGGAGCTTCCACTTCATGCTGCCAGCAGTCTAGCTGCCAGCCGGCTTGCTGCACCACCTCCTGCTGCAGACCCTCCTCCTCCGTGTCCCTCCTCTGCCGCCCCATATGCAGGCCCGCCTGCTGCGTGCCCATCTCCTCCTGCTGTGCCCCAGCGTCTTCCTGCCGGGCCAGCTGCTGCCGCCCGGCCTCCTGCGTGTCCCTCCTCTGCCACCCCGCGTGCTCCCGCCCGGCCTGCTGA